A region from the Actinoplanes sp. OR16 genome encodes:
- a CDS encoding FAD-dependent oxidoreductase produces MMISRRAVLRIGALAAAGTLPALPALQGKSAVIIGSGFSGAVAAYRLAQAGMTVTVLERGRRWTTDGSGTTFCTIGNPDWRCAWFGDRPPLGLDTSKVIEKRAGLIQKHAGDGIQVMCGAGVGGGSLVIGMFLPQPRRADWERVYPAQLSYPEFDSIYWPRARQSLGAAVIPADVQNHPAYVGARSWLQYLSEFNRPAVPVPFGVNWDVIRAELAGTAVKCHTIGEGPFGSNSGAKNSVDKNYLKWAEATGNVTVLPLHEVTLLEEVSGSSRFEVTARQIDETGAVLATRTFPCDYLFLAAGSLNTTSLLLTSRARGGLPRLTSTEVGKGWGNNGDFLVARLNLRKTVGSAQGGPGNVRFYDDSNPYARAAMAWEAAPIPSWLPNTTAHLITSIASERGEIRYDAATGAGKVYWPYAEMETSADKAGRDLATRLWWATEGSKGSLLTGLPSYDRNTGMGLGSRNTYHPLGGLVMGKATDFSGKVSGYENLYCVDGALLPGSAALANPALTITANAERCLDLFLAAHA; encoded by the coding sequence ATGATGATCAGTCGACGCGCGGTGCTGCGGATCGGCGCGCTCGCCGCCGCCGGGACACTGCCCGCCCTCCCGGCGCTCCAGGGGAAGAGCGCGGTGATCATCGGTAGTGGTTTCAGCGGCGCGGTCGCGGCGTACCGCCTAGCCCAAGCCGGAATGACCGTGACCGTTCTTGAACGCGGCAGGCGGTGGACCACCGACGGTTCCGGAACGACGTTCTGCACGATCGGCAACCCGGACTGGCGCTGCGCGTGGTTCGGCGACCGGCCTCCGCTCGGCCTGGACACCAGCAAGGTCATCGAGAAGCGGGCCGGCCTGATCCAGAAGCACGCGGGCGACGGCATCCAGGTGATGTGCGGGGCCGGCGTGGGCGGAGGTTCCCTGGTCATCGGCATGTTCCTACCGCAGCCGCGCCGCGCCGACTGGGAACGCGTCTACCCCGCGCAGCTCTCCTACCCGGAGTTCGACTCGATCTATTGGCCGCGTGCCCGCCAGAGTCTGGGCGCCGCCGTCATCCCCGCTGACGTGCAGAACCATCCCGCGTACGTCGGAGCAAGGAGCTGGCTGCAGTACCTGTCCGAATTCAATCGCCCCGCGGTCCCGGTGCCGTTCGGCGTGAACTGGGACGTCATCCGCGCCGAACTGGCCGGAACGGCGGTCAAGTGCCACACCATCGGCGAAGGTCCGTTCGGCAGCAACTCGGGCGCGAAGAACAGCGTCGACAAGAACTACCTGAAGTGGGCCGAGGCGACCGGCAACGTGACGGTCCTGCCGCTGCACGAGGTGACTCTCCTCGAAGAGGTCTCCGGATCATCCCGCTTCGAGGTGACCGCCCGGCAGATCGACGAGACCGGCGCGGTGCTGGCGACCAGGACGTTCCCCTGCGACTACCTCTTCCTGGCCGCCGGCTCCCTGAACACCACCTCGCTGCTGCTCACCTCCCGGGCACGCGGCGGATTACCGCGGCTGACCAGCACCGAGGTGGGAAAGGGCTGGGGTAACAACGGCGATTTCCTGGTGGCGCGCCTCAACCTGCGCAAAACGGTGGGGAGCGCGCAGGGCGGGCCGGGAAATGTCCGCTTCTATGATGACTCGAACCCCTACGCCCGGGCCGCTATGGCATGGGAGGCAGCGCCGATCCCGTCCTGGCTGCCGAACACGACCGCGCACCTGATCACCAGCATCGCGAGCGAGCGCGGCGAGATCCGCTACGACGCGGCGACCGGCGCCGGCAAGGTCTACTGGCCGTACGCCGAGATGGAGACGTCCGCCGACAAGGCCGGCCGCGACCTGGCGACCCGGCTCTGGTGGGCGACCGAGGGCAGCAAGGGCAGCCTGCTCACCGGCCTGCCGTCCTATGACCGGAACACCGGCATGGGCCTGGGGTCGCGCAACACCTACCATCCGCTCGGCGGCCTGGTCATGGGCAAGGCGACCGATTTCAGCGGCAAGGTCAGCGGGTACGAGAACCTGTACTGCGTGGACGGCGCGCTGCTGCCGGGCTCGGCCGCTCTCGCGAATCCGGCGCTGACGATCACGGCCAACGCCGAGCGTTGTCTCGATCTGTTCCTGGCCGCGCACGCCTGA
- a CDS encoding right-handed parallel beta-helix repeat-containing protein, whose product MTPTRRLLWAGGLASMLTAGLITAVGTAEAATLFSADFESGSTSGWSKSGGTWSVVSDGSQVFQQSDSGSERARQFAGATSWTNYAVQARVKATSFASSAGVVALTARAAGSTRMYRLSLTGANQVRLETMNGSAVTVLGSLSQTISTSTFYTLRLNVSGTTISGTVNGAAVGSVSDSTIAAGRIGLLTEHAAGRFDDVIVDDAGGTTPTSSPTTSPSPSTSPSTSTSPSPSASSSPPPSSSALYVAPNGTDGAAGTVAAPTTLTSAITRIAAGGTIYLRGGTYSYASTVAIPAGNNGSPGSLKTISAYPGEKPVLNFAAQAEDPANRGLAVNGNYWRIAGVTVERAGDNGIFVGGSNNVLERTVTRFNRDTGLQLSRIASDTPSSQWPANNLILSAESHDNADSDGEDADGFAAKLTVGGGNVFRYAVSHNNIDDGWDLYTKTDTGPIGVVTIEDSLAYNNGTLTDGSQAGNGDRNGYKLGGEDIAVNHVVRRSIAYKNGKHGFTYNSNPGSMTISNNLSIDNAQRNFNFDAGTSVFRNNTSCRSGSGTNDRIIGNSDTSNQFWSGSNGSRCSAYSGALAWSYATDGTLVVTIGGTRVTL is encoded by the coding sequence ATGACGCCTACCCGACGGCTCCTCTGGGCCGGCGGTCTCGCTTCCATGCTCACCGCCGGATTGATCACCGCGGTCGGCACTGCTGAAGCGGCGACCCTGTTCAGCGCCGACTTCGAGTCCGGCAGCACGTCCGGATGGTCGAAGTCGGGCGGCACCTGGTCGGTGGTCAGCGACGGCTCGCAGGTGTTCCAGCAGAGCGACTCCGGCAGCGAGCGGGCCCGGCAGTTCGCCGGCGCCACCAGCTGGACGAACTACGCGGTGCAGGCACGGGTGAAGGCCACCTCGTTCGCGTCGAGCGCCGGCGTGGTGGCGCTCACGGCCCGGGCCGCCGGGTCGACCAGGATGTACCGGCTCTCGCTGACCGGCGCGAATCAGGTCCGGCTGGAGACGATGAACGGCAGTGCCGTGACGGTCCTGGGCTCGCTGTCGCAGACCATCTCGACCAGCACGTTCTACACGCTGCGCCTGAACGTCAGCGGCACCACGATCAGCGGCACGGTCAACGGCGCCGCCGTCGGATCGGTCTCGGACAGCACCATCGCGGCCGGCCGGATCGGGCTGCTGACCGAGCACGCCGCCGGCCGGTTCGACGACGTGATCGTGGACGATGCGGGCGGGACGACTCCCACGTCGTCTCCCACGACGTCTCCGTCACCGTCCACCTCGCCGTCGACGTCCACTTCGCCGTCACCGTCGGCTTCCTCGTCGCCTCCGCCGTCTTCCAGCGCGCTCTACGTGGCGCCGAACGGCACCGACGGCGCGGCCGGGACGGTGGCCGCTCCGACCACGCTGACCTCGGCGATCACCCGGATCGCAGCGGGCGGGACGATCTACCTGCGGGGCGGGACCTACTCCTACGCGTCCACTGTCGCGATCCCGGCCGGGAACAACGGCTCGCCGGGCTCGCTCAAGACCATCTCCGCGTACCCCGGGGAGAAGCCGGTGCTGAACTTCGCGGCACAGGCCGAGGACCCGGCGAACCGCGGACTGGCGGTGAACGGCAACTACTGGCGGATCGCCGGCGTCACCGTCGAGCGGGCCGGTGACAACGGGATCTTCGTGGGCGGCAGCAACAACGTCCTGGAACGCACCGTCACCCGATTCAACAGGGACACCGGGCTCCAGCTGTCCCGCATCGCGTCCGACACCCCGAGCAGCCAGTGGCCGGCGAACAACCTGATCCTCAGCGCCGAATCGCACGACAACGCCGACTCGGACGGCGAGGACGCCGACGGTTTCGCCGCGAAGCTGACGGTCGGCGGCGGCAACGTGTTCCGGTACGCGGTGTCGCACAACAACATCGACGACGGCTGGGACCTCTACACGAAGACGGACACCGGCCCGATCGGCGTGGTCACGATCGAGGACTCGCTCGCCTACAACAACGGCACGCTGACCGACGGTTCGCAGGCCGGCAACGGTGACCGGAACGGTTACAAGCTGGGCGGCGAGGACATCGCGGTCAACCACGTGGTGCGGCGCAGCATCGCGTACAAGAACGGGAAGCACGGATTCACCTACAACAGCAATCCGGGATCCATGACGATCTCGAACAACCTGAGCATCGACAACGCCCAGCGCAACTTCAACTTCGACGCCGGCACCTCGGTGTTCCGCAACAACACGTCGTGCCGCAGCGGCAGCGGGACCAACGACCGGATCATCGGCAACTCGGACACCTCGAACCAGTTCTGGTCGGGGTCGAACGGGTCCCGGTGCTCGGCGTACTCGGGGGCGCTCGCCTGGTCCTACGCCACCGACGGCACCCTGGTCGTCACCATCGGGGGCACCCGGGTCACGCTGTAA
- a CDS encoding S8 family serine peptidase produces MTRRLAAGLVLPAALVATGIAAPAAQAADDGHDVASRKRAVAADKNAARAAAGVARHGIEAPGGSTVNLVVGLAGGVTATGDLGFASKGNASLDRIGVRTVAVPRAEAAKAAAELRAKPGVAYVEEDAFVTADAVTPNDPEWSYQTELPQITVPAAWSSTTGSGITVAVVDTGVTWFDDIAGRLLPGRDFVNSDATATDDHGHGTAVASLIAARGNNAKGMAGVCWSCRILPVKVLGANGSGTQSVVASGIIWAADKGAKIINASLGGTGDVKALRDAVAYAQRKGAIVVASAGNEAVSTRHYPAAYPGVIAVGGTDRNSDYFITFDPETFEIYGSNYGPDWVDVAAPWCTTAANLAGFGTGTTADDYRDDFCGTSASAPLVAGTIALQKSRTPKASNAALTYALTRTARPTEITGFTQYGEIRAARAVTGVDAVAPRIAGAGPAQNKRFRGAITVTATGVSDSGGSGLSHAQLYANGKYVGRDNAAPYSLRYNSGKFNGNVNLQWRVWDKAGNVGYYNRRVIADNKAPTVKITSAPKNGKKVKGTVTVKVAASDASGIARVELYINGKLIAKDAKKPYTFKIKVSRYGKKLTVKVRALDKVGNSRTTASRTWKR; encoded by the coding sequence TTGACACGTCGGCTCGCGGCCGGGCTGGTGCTACCAGCGGCCCTGGTCGCCACCGGGATCGCGGCGCCGGCCGCACAGGCCGCTGACGACGGCCACGACGTCGCCTCCCGCAAGCGGGCGGTGGCAGCGGACAAGAACGCGGCCCGGGCGGCGGCGGGGGTCGCCCGGCACGGCATCGAGGCACCCGGCGGATCGACGGTGAACCTCGTCGTCGGGCTCGCCGGCGGCGTCACCGCGACCGGTGACCTCGGGTTCGCGTCGAAGGGCAATGCCTCGCTCGATCGGATCGGTGTGCGTACCGTGGCGGTGCCTCGTGCCGAAGCGGCGAAGGCCGCGGCGGAGTTGCGGGCGAAACCCGGTGTCGCGTACGTCGAAGAGGACGCCTTCGTCACCGCCGACGCGGTCACCCCCAACGATCCGGAGTGGTCCTACCAGACCGAGCTTCCGCAGATCACCGTGCCTGCCGCGTGGAGTTCCACGACCGGCTCGGGCATCACGGTCGCCGTCGTGGACACCGGCGTCACCTGGTTCGACGACATCGCCGGCCGGCTCCTGCCCGGCCGCGACTTCGTCAACTCCGACGCCACCGCCACCGACGACCACGGTCACGGCACCGCGGTGGCGTCGCTCATCGCGGCACGCGGGAACAACGCCAAGGGCATGGCCGGCGTCTGCTGGTCCTGCAGGATCCTGCCGGTGAAGGTGCTGGGCGCGAACGGCTCCGGCACGCAGAGCGTGGTGGCATCGGGCATCATCTGGGCCGCCGACAAGGGCGCGAAGATCATCAACGCCTCGCTCGGTGGCACCGGGGACGTCAAGGCCCTGCGTGACGCCGTGGCGTACGCGCAGCGCAAGGGCGCGATCGTGGTCGCGTCGGCCGGTAACGAGGCGGTCAGCACGCGGCACTATCCCGCGGCCTACCCCGGTGTCATCGCGGTCGGCGGCACCGACAGGAACAGCGACTACTTCATCACCTTCGACCCGGAGACGTTCGAGATCTACGGGTCGAACTACGGGCCGGACTGGGTCGACGTGGCCGCCCCCTGGTGCACGACCGCGGCCAACCTCGCCGGCTTCGGCACCGGCACGACCGCCGACGACTACCGCGACGACTTCTGCGGCACCTCCGCCTCGGCGCCGCTGGTCGCCGGGACCATCGCGCTGCAGAAATCGAGGACGCCCAAGGCGAGCAACGCGGCGCTGACGTACGCGCTGACCCGCACCGCGCGACCCACCGAGATCACCGGATTCACCCAGTACGGCGAGATCCGCGCAGCCCGTGCGGTGACCGGTGTGGACGCCGTCGCACCACGGATCGCCGGCGCCGGCCCGGCGCAGAACAAGCGTTTCCGCGGGGCGATCACGGTCACTGCGACCGGCGTCTCGGACAGCGGCGGATCCGGCCTCTCGCACGCGCAGCTCTACGCCAACGGCAAGTACGTGGGACGGGACAACGCCGCGCCGTACTCGCTGCGCTACAACAGCGGCAAGTTCAACGGCAACGTCAACCTGCAGTGGCGCGTCTGGGACAAGGCCGGCAACGTCGGCTACTACAACCGCCGGGTGATCGCCGACAACAAGGCGCCCACCGTGAAGATCACCAGCGCCCCGAAGAACGGCAAGAAGGTCAAGGGCACGGTGACCGTCAAGGTGGCGGCAAGCGACGCGAGCGGCATCGCCCGGGTCGAGCTCTACATCAACGGCAAGCTGATCGCGAAGGACGCCAAGAAGCCTTACACCTTCAAAATCAAGGTCAGCCGGTACGGCAAGAAGCTCACCGTGAAGGTCCGCGCCCTCGACAAGGTCGGCAACTCCAGGACGACGGCCTCGCGTACCTGGAAGCGCTGA